In a genomic window of Streptomyces pristinaespiralis:
- the miaA gene encoding tRNA (adenosine(37)-N6)-dimethylallyltransferase MiaA: protein MRSAAPAPRVIAVVGPTAAGKSDLGVFLARQLDGEVVNADSMQLYRGMDIGTAKLTTDERGGVPHRLLDIWDVTQAASVAEYQRLARAEIDRLLAEGRTPVLVGGSGLYVRGAIDALEFPGTDPTVRARLEEELTVRGPGALHARLAAADPEAGRAILPSNGRRIVRALEVIEITGKPFTANLPGHDAVYDTVQIGVDVARPELDERIAVRVDRMWEAGLVDEVRTLEAQGLREGRTASRALGYQQVLTALAGECSEQEARDETVRATKRFARRQDSWFRRDPRVHWLSGAAADRTELPHRALALIERAVTA from the coding sequence GTGAGAAGTGCAGCTCCCGCTCCGCGGGTCATCGCCGTAGTCGGTCCCACCGCAGCCGGAAAGTCCGATCTGGGGGTGTTCCTCGCCCGGCAACTCGACGGTGAGGTCGTCAACGCGGACTCCATGCAGCTGTATCGGGGGATGGACATCGGCACCGCCAAGCTGACGACCGACGAGCGTGGCGGAGTGCCGCACCGGCTCCTCGACATCTGGGACGTCACACAGGCCGCGAGCGTCGCCGAGTACCAGAGGCTGGCGCGGGCCGAGATCGACCGGCTGCTCGCCGAGGGCCGCACCCCGGTACTCGTCGGAGGCTCTGGTCTCTATGTGCGCGGTGCGATCGACGCGCTCGAGTTCCCCGGCACGGACCCGACGGTGCGGGCGCGCCTGGAGGAGGAGCTGACGGTGCGCGGCCCCGGCGCCCTGCACGCCAGACTGGCCGCCGCCGACCCGGAGGCGGGCCGGGCCATCCTCCCGAGCAACGGACGCCGGATCGTCCGGGCCCTCGAGGTCATCGAGATCACCGGCAAGCCCTTCACGGCCAACCTGCCCGGGCACGACGCCGTCTACGACACCGTGCAGATCGGCGTCGACGTCGCACGGCCCGAGCTCGACGAGCGCATCGCCGTGCGTGTGGACCGGATGTGGGAGGCGGGCCTCGTCGACGAGGTGCGCACGCTCGAGGCGCAGGGGCTCAGGGAGGGGCGTACGGCCTCGCGGGCGCTCGGCTATCAGCAGGTGCTGACGGCTCTCGCCGGAGAGTGCAGCGAACAGGAGGCGCGTGACGAGACCGTGCGCGCCACCAAGCGCTTCGCGCGCCGTCAGGACTCGTGGTTCCGGCGCGACCCGAGGGTGCACTGGCTGAGCGGTGCCGCCGCCGACAGGACGGAACTTCCGCACCGGGCGCTGGCGTTGATCGAACGAGCGGTCACAGCCTGA
- a CDS encoding antitoxin: protein MGFLDNLKTKLGPAKDKVSGLAQQHEGRIGQTLEKAAKKVDDKTKGKYSNKIETGTGKAKQALGRIAHKNDGGTTPPAA from the coding sequence ATGGGCTTCCTGGACAACCTGAAGACCAAGCTCGGCCCCGCTAAGGACAAGGTCTCCGGCCTTGCCCAGCAGCACGAGGGCAGGATCGGGCAGACGCTGGAGAAAGCCGCCAAGAAGGTCGACGACAAGACCAAGGGCAAGTACAGCAACAAGATCGAGACGGGTACCGGGAAGGCGAAGCAGGCCCTCGGCCGCATCGCGCACAAGAACGACGGCGGGACGACACCGCCGGCGGCCTGA
- a CDS encoding class III extradiol dioxygenase subunit B-like domain-containing protein gives MLVAAAVCPCPPLLVPEVASGAAPELDATRAACAEAVAVLAAADPELLIVVGPAEHDRRGPHAAGATGSFRGFGVDLDVRLGDGPRQERTLPPSLAVGAWLLAGGTWTAAPVEGLGVGEPLDAHRCMTAGKELAARAGRVALLVMGDGSACRTLKAPGYLDERAADFDRRAADALGAADIEGLRGLDESLARELKVSGRAPWQVLAGAAQGAGLTGRLLHESDPYGVGYFVAAWSKA, from the coding sequence ATGCTCGTAGCCGCCGCCGTGTGTCCGTGTCCGCCGCTCCTCGTGCCCGAGGTCGCCTCCGGGGCCGCGCCCGAGCTGGACGCGACGCGTGCCGCGTGCGCCGAGGCCGTGGCCGTTCTCGCCGCTGCGGATCCGGAGCTGCTGATCGTGGTCGGACCCGCGGAGCACGATCGGCGGGGACCGCACGCCGCGGGCGCCACCGGCTCCTTCCGGGGGTTCGGCGTCGACCTCGACGTCCGCCTCGGTGACGGGCCCCGACAGGAGCGGACACTGCCGCCCTCACTGGCCGTCGGCGCCTGGCTGCTCGCCGGCGGCACCTGGACGGCCGCTCCCGTCGAAGGCCTCGGGGTCGGCGAACCCCTCGACGCGCACCGTTGCATGACGGCTGGAAAAGAACTCGCCGCGCGCGCCGGACGGGTCGCCCTTCTGGTGATGGGCGACGGCAGCGCCTGCCGCACGCTCAAGGCGCCCGGCTACCTCGACGAGCGGGCCGCGGACTTCGACCGGCGGGCCGCCGACGCGCTCGGCGCGGCGGACATCGAAGGGCTCAGAGGGCTCGACGAGTCGCTGGCGCGCGAGCTCAAGGTGTCGGGCCGCGCGCCGTGGCAGGTCCTCGCCGGAGCCGCGCAGGGCGCCGGGCTCACGGGGCGGCTGCTGCACGAGAGTGACCCGTACGGTGTCGGCTACTTCGTCGCGGCCTGGTCCAAGGCCTAG
- the miaB gene encoding tRNA (N6-isopentenyl adenosine(37)-C2)-methylthiotransferase MiaB, which yields MSAKTYEVRTYGCQMNVHDSERLSGLLEDAGYVRAPEGADGDADVVVFNTCAVRENADNKLYGNLGRLAPMKSRRPGMQIAVGGCLAQKDRDTIVTKAPWVDVVFGTHNIGKLPVLLERARVQEEAQVEIAESLEAFPSTLPTRRESAYAAWVSISVGCNNTCTFCIVPALRGKEKDRRPGDILAEIEALVAEGVSEITLLGQNVNAYGSDIGDREAFSKLLRACGNIEGLERVRFTSPHPRDFTDDVIAAMAETPNVMPQLHMPLQSGSDTILKAMRRSYRQERFLGIIEKVRAAIPHAAISTDIIVGFPGETEEDFEQTMHTVREARFANAFTFQYSKRPGTPAATMDGQIPKEVVQERYMRLVALQEEISWEENKKQVGRTLEVMVAEGEGRKDGATHRLSGRAPDNRLVHFTKPDAEVRPGDVVTVEITYAAPHHLLAEGAVTSVRRTRAGDAWEKRNGEAAKPAGVMLGLPSLGVPAPLPPATGGCAAV from the coding sequence ATGAGTGCGAAAACTTACGAGGTGCGCACCTACGGGTGCCAGATGAACGTCCACGACTCCGAGCGGCTGTCGGGCCTGCTGGAGGACGCGGGATACGTACGCGCGCCCGAGGGCGCCGACGGGGACGCCGATGTCGTCGTCTTCAACACCTGCGCGGTGCGGGAGAACGCGGACAACAAGCTCTACGGCAATCTCGGCCGGCTCGCCCCGATGAAGTCGAGGCGCCCCGGGATGCAGATCGCCGTGGGCGGCTGCCTGGCGCAGAAGGACCGCGACACCATCGTCACCAAGGCGCCGTGGGTCGATGTCGTCTTCGGTACACACAACATCGGAAAGCTTCCGGTGCTCCTCGAGCGCGCCCGCGTCCAGGAAGAGGCGCAGGTCGAGATCGCCGAATCGCTCGAGGCGTTCCCCTCCACGCTGCCGACGCGCCGTGAGTCTGCGTACGCGGCGTGGGTCTCGATCTCGGTGGGCTGCAACAACACCTGCACCTTCTGCATCGTGCCCGCGCTTCGCGGCAAGGAGAAGGACCGCCGGCCGGGCGACATCCTCGCCGAGATCGAGGCACTCGTCGCGGAGGGCGTCAGCGAGATCACCCTGCTCGGCCAGAACGTGAACGCGTACGGGTCCGACATCGGCGACCGCGAGGCCTTCAGCAAGCTGCTGCGTGCCTGCGGCAACATCGAAGGCCTCGAGCGCGTCCGCTTCACCTCGCCCCACCCGCGCGACTTCACGGACGACGTGATCGCCGCCATGGCCGAGACGCCGAACGTGATGCCGCAGCTGCACATGCCGCTGCAGTCGGGATCGGACACGATCCTCAAGGCGATGCGCCGCTCGTACCGGCAGGAGCGCTTCCTCGGGATCATCGAGAAGGTGCGGGCGGCCATTCCGCACGCCGCCATCTCGACCGACATCATCGTGGGCTTCCCCGGCGAGACCGAGGAGGACTTCGAGCAGACCATGCACACCGTGCGCGAGGCCCGCTTCGCGAACGCCTTCACCTTCCAGTACTCCAAGCGCCCCGGGACCCCGGCGGCGACCATGGACGGGCAGATCCCCAAGGAGGTCGTCCAGGAGCGCTACATGCGCCTGGTCGCCCTCCAGGAGGAGATCTCCTGGGAGGAGAACAAGAAGCAGGTCGGCCGCACGCTCGAGGTCATGGTCGCCGAAGGCGAGGGCCGCAAGGACGGGGCCACCCACCGGCTCTCCGGCCGGGCGCCCGACAACCGCCTCGTCCACTTCACCAAGCCGGACGCCGAGGTGCGCCCCGGCGACGTGGTGACCGTCGAGATCACTTACGCCGCCCCGCACCACCTGCTCGCGGAGGGGGCGGTGACCTCCGTGCGCCGCACCCGCGCGGGTGACGCGTGGGAGAAGCGCAACGGGGAGGCCGCGAAGCCGGCCGGTGTGATGCTGGGCCTGCCCTCGCTGGGCGTCCCCGCACCGCTGCCGCCGGCGACGGGCGGTTGCGCGGCGGTCTGA
- a CDS encoding TAXI family TRAP transporter solute-binding subunit codes for MLPAPPVLSRLGRRRALQGAAAALVVLGLLLWWLLPFGRSAPSGQLTLSTGSHSGVYQRYGELLKDALARDMPDVAIDLRTSEGSQQNLERVASGEADFTIATADAVAKYKREGLAGASRLRGCARLYDDYVQLVVPRDSPVRSVADLRGKVVGVGQDGSGIRLVADRLMRAAGIDPGKDITALPSGINVAPGQLEKGRIDAFFWSGGLPTNTVQKLSERFPVRLVAVEPELVSKLHASGDPTSYYRSAVMPADAYPQAQGGLPVETIAVANLLVTTDRMSAAQTEGFTRTVIRSRDRIGNTVHPAQLVDLRTAVYTDPLPLHEGARHYYRSVKP; via the coding sequence ATGCTCCCGGCACCTCCCGTCCTCTCCCGCCTCGGCCGCCGCCGCGCCCTCCAGGGCGCCGCCGCTGCCCTGGTGGTCCTCGGGCTGCTGCTGTGGTGGCTGCTGCCGTTCGGCCGGTCGGCACCGAGCGGGCAGCTGACGCTGAGCACGGGGTCGCACAGCGGTGTCTACCAGCGGTACGGGGAGCTCCTGAAGGACGCGCTGGCCCGCGACATGCCGGACGTGGCGATAGACCTGCGCACCAGCGAAGGGTCCCAGCAGAACCTCGAGCGGGTCGCGTCCGGGGAGGCCGACTTCACCATCGCGACCGCCGACGCCGTCGCGAAGTACAAGCGGGAAGGGCTGGCGGGCGCCTCCCGGCTGCGGGGATGCGCACGGCTGTACGACGACTACGTCCAGCTCGTGGTGCCCCGGGACTCGCCGGTCAGGTCGGTGGCCGATCTGCGCGGCAAGGTGGTCGGCGTCGGGCAGGACGGCTCGGGCATCCGGCTGGTCGCCGACCGGCTGATGCGGGCCGCCGGGATCGATCCCGGCAAGGACATCACCGCGCTGCCGTCGGGCATCAACGTGGCTCCCGGCCAGCTGGAGAAGGGCCGCATCGACGCGTTCTTCTGGTCCGGCGGACTGCCCACCAACACGGTGCAGAAACTGTCGGAGCGCTTCCCGGTCCGGCTGGTCGCGGTGGAACCGGAACTGGTCTCGAAACTCCACGCGTCGGGCGATCCGACCAGTTACTACCGCTCCGCCGTGATGCCGGCGGACGCCTACCCGCAGGCCCAGGGCGGACTGCCCGTCGAGACCATCGCGGTGGCCAACCTCCTGGTCACCACGGACCGGATGAGCGCGGCGCAGACCGAGGGCTTCACCCGCACGGTGATCAGGAGCCGGGACCGGATCGGCAACACCGTGCACCCCGCCCAGCTGGTCGACCTGCGGACGGCCGTCTACACGGACCCGCTGCCGCTGCACGAAGGCGCGCGGCACTACTACCGCTCGGTCAAGCCGTAG
- a CDS encoding sensor histidine kinase, giving the protein MRTRLLPLLIVLMAGVLLALGFPLAVSVAAAQQQGVVVDRIDDTVRFAALAQFVTDQGSAPDERRSTLQEQLDRYYDTYGIKAGVFYRSGDSMARAPRDWYVPGEGEGREAFQEALTGRRSDDPPQVWPWQRGERLVVASPVVRDGDVVAVVFTDSPTDQLRSRVLRGWLLIVAGEAAAMLVAVGAAFRLTGWVLRPVRVLDAATHDIATGRMNSRVAAAGGPPELRRLARSFNEMADNVEEVLEQQRAFVADASHQLRNPLAALLLRIELLALELPEGNPEIASVRTEGKRLAQVLDDLLDLALAEHASAELQLTDIGELTAERVAAWRPLADEKRVALSYETAAVTAWADPVALSSALDAVIDNALKFTPQGEEVTVEVAAQGNTSTIVISDRGPGLTDEELSRIGDRFWRSGRHQNVKGSGLGLSISRALLTAGGGSIGYAHHEPHGLKVTLTLPRTHAKDA; this is encoded by the coding sequence GTGCGTACCCGACTTCTTCCGCTCCTCATCGTGCTCATGGCCGGTGTGCTGCTGGCGCTCGGTTTTCCGCTCGCGGTGAGCGTCGCGGCGGCGCAGCAGCAGGGGGTCGTCGTCGACCGGATCGACGACACCGTGCGCTTCGCGGCGCTGGCCCAGTTCGTCACCGACCAGGGCTCCGCTCCGGACGAGCGCCGCTCCACGCTGCAGGAGCAGCTCGACCGGTACTACGACACGTACGGGATCAAGGCGGGTGTCTTCTACCGCAGCGGCGACTCCATGGCCCGCGCCCCCCGCGACTGGTACGTGCCGGGCGAGGGCGAGGGCCGCGAGGCGTTCCAGGAGGCGCTCACCGGCCGGCGCAGCGACGACCCGCCGCAGGTGTGGCCCTGGCAGCGCGGCGAACGGCTCGTCGTCGCCTCACCCGTCGTACGGGACGGGGACGTGGTCGCCGTCGTGTTCACCGACTCGCCCACCGACCAGCTGCGCTCGCGGGTCCTGCGCGGCTGGCTGCTGATCGTCGCCGGTGAGGCCGCCGCGATGCTCGTCGCCGTCGGAGCGGCCTTCCGGCTGACCGGCTGGGTGCTACGGCCCGTGAGGGTCCTGGACGCCGCCACCCACGACATCGCGACCGGCCGGATGAACTCGCGGGTCGCCGCCGCCGGGGGGCCGCCGGAGCTCAGGCGGCTGGCCCGCTCGTTCAACGAGATGGCCGACAACGTCGAGGAAGTCCTCGAACAGCAGCGGGCCTTCGTCGCGGACGCCTCCCACCAGCTGCGCAACCCGCTCGCCGCCCTCCTGCTGCGCATCGAACTGCTCGCCCTCGAACTGCCCGAGGGGAACCCCGAGATCGCCTCCGTCCGTACCGAGGGCAAACGCCTGGCCCAGGTCCTCGACGACCTGCTGGACCTGGCACTCGCCGAGCACGCCTCCGCGGAGCTCCAGCTCACCGACATCGGCGAGCTGACCGCCGAGCGGGTGGCGGCATGGCGGCCGCTCGCCGACGAGAAGCGAGTGGCGCTGTCCTACGAGACCGCGGCGGTCACCGCCTGGGCGGACCCGGTGGCGCTCTCCAGCGCGCTGGACGCGGTGATCGACAACGCCCTGAAGTTCACCCCGCAGGGTGAGGAGGTCACGGTCGAGGTCGCGGCGCAGGGCAACACGTCGACCATCGTGATCAGCGACCGCGGCCCGGGCCTGACCGACGAGGAGCTCTCCCGGATCGGTGACCGCTTCTGGCGCAGCGGGCGTCACCAGAACGTGAAGGGCTCCGGCCTCGGCCTGTCCATCTCGAGGGCGCTGCTGACGGCGGGCGGCGGGTCCATCGGGTACGCGCACCACGAGCCCCACGGCCTGAAGGTGACGCTCACACTGCCGAGGACCCACGCGAAGGACGCCTGA
- a CDS encoding response regulator transcription factor, which yields MRLLLVEDDDHVAAALSAVLARHGFEVVHARNGEEALRAVLPATDPAKPPFGVVLLDLGLPDQDGYQVCGKIRKLTSTPVIMVTARSDVRSRIHGLNLGADDYVVKPYDTGELLARIHAVSRRTTSGDDAGAPASDEALRLGPVTIELPTRTVSVDGAPVQLTRKEFDLLALLAQRPGVVFRREQIISEVWRTSWEGTGRTLEVHVASLRSKLRMPALIETVRGVGYRLVAPVGA from the coding sequence ATGAGGCTGCTGCTCGTCGAGGACGACGACCATGTCGCCGCCGCCCTGTCGGCGGTGCTCGCCAGGCACGGCTTCGAGGTGGTCCACGCCCGCAACGGCGAGGAAGCGCTCCGAGCCGTTCTGCCCGCCACCGACCCGGCCAAGCCGCCCTTCGGGGTCGTCCTCCTGGACCTCGGCCTGCCCGATCAGGACGGTTACCAGGTGTGCGGCAAGATCAGGAAGCTCACCTCCACTCCCGTGATCATGGTGACCGCGCGCTCGGACGTCCGTTCCCGGATCCACGGACTGAACCTCGGCGCCGACGACTATGTGGTCAAGCCGTACGACACGGGGGAACTGCTCGCCCGGATCCACGCCGTCAGCCGGCGCACCACGTCCGGTGACGACGCCGGTGCGCCCGCCTCCGACGAGGCTCTGCGGCTCGGGCCGGTCACCATCGAGCTGCCCACCCGCACGGTGAGTGTCGACGGGGCGCCCGTGCAGCTCACGCGCAAGGAGTTCGACCTGCTGGCGCTGCTCGCCCAGCGCCCGGGAGTGGTCTTCCGGCGTGAGCAGATCATCAGCGAGGTGTGGCGGACCAGCTGGGAGGGCACCGGCCGGACGCTCGAGGTGCATGTGGCGTCGCTGCGCTCGAAGCTGCGGATGCCGGCCCTGATCGAGACCGTGCGGGGTGTCGGCTACCGGCTCGTCGCGCCCGTCGGGGCGTAA
- a CDS encoding amino acid ABC transporter ATP-binding protein gives MSGVSVTKDAEDAVPTADLVVLSNVNKHFGALHVLQDIDLTIARGEVVVVIGPSGSGKSTLCRTINRLETIDSGAISIDGKPLPHEGKELARLRADVGMVFQSFNLFAHKTVLENVTLGQVKVRKADKKAAETKARALLDRVGVGAQADKYPAQLSGGQQQRVAIARALAMDPKVMLFDEPTSALDPEMINEVLEVMQQLARDGMTMVVVTHEMGFARSAANRVVFMADGKIVEEASPEEFFSNPRSDRAKDFLSKILHH, from the coding sequence ATGAGCGGAGTGTCAGTGACCAAGGACGCCGAGGACGCGGTGCCCACGGCCGATCTGGTCGTGCTGAGCAACGTGAACAAGCACTTCGGCGCGCTGCATGTGCTCCAGGACATCGACCTGACCATCGCCAGGGGCGAGGTCGTGGTCGTCATCGGACCTTCCGGGTCCGGAAAGTCCACGCTGTGCCGCACCATCAACCGCCTGGAGACGATCGACTCCGGCGCGATCTCGATCGACGGCAAGCCGCTGCCGCACGAGGGCAAGGAGCTCGCCCGGCTGCGCGCCGACGTGGGCATGGTCTTCCAGTCGTTCAACCTCTTCGCGCACAAGACCGTGCTGGAGAACGTGACGCTGGGGCAGGTCAAGGTACGCAAGGCCGACAAGAAGGCGGCGGAGACGAAGGCGCGGGCCCTGCTGGACCGGGTGGGCGTCGGTGCGCAGGCCGACAAGTACCCGGCGCAGCTCTCCGGTGGTCAGCAGCAGCGTGTGGCGATCGCGCGGGCGCTGGCGATGGACCCGAAGGTGATGCTCTTCGACGAGCCGACGTCGGCGCTCGACCCCGAGATGATCAACGAGGTTCTCGAGGTCATGCAGCAACTGGCACGTGACGGGATGACAATGGTGGTCGTCACGCATGAGATGGGCTTCGCCCGTTCGGCCGCGAACCGGGTCGTGTTCATGGCGGACGGCAAGATCGTGGAAGAGGCATCGCCCGAGGAATTCTTCAGCAACCCGCGCAGCGACCGGGCCAAGGACTTCCTGTCGAAGATCCTTCACCACTGA
- a CDS encoding glutamate ABC transporter substrate-binding protein: protein MKLRKVTAASATVLALALSATACGSDSGKESGSGDGGDKITIGIKYDQPGLGLKTPDGFTGFDVDVATYVAKELGYAEDDIEFKETKSADRETALARGDVDFIAATYSITDERKQKVDFAGPYLLAHQDLLIRADDNVSKGDDLNGKKLCSVTGSTSAQNVKAKFAPDAQLQQVGTYSECLNGLQSGAVDALTTDDSILAGYASQEQYKGKFKLAGLKLSNENYGIGVKKGDKEMVDKINAALEKMVQDKSWDKAVKDNFGPANYKNEPAPKIGNIVK from the coding sequence ATGAAGCTTCGTAAGGTCACCGCCGCTTCGGCCACCGTCCTCGCGCTCGCCCTGTCGGCCACGGCCTGCGGCTCCGACAGCGGCAAGGAGAGCGGCTCAGGCGACGGCGGCGACAAGATCACCATTGGTATCAAGTACGACCAGCCCGGGCTCGGCCTCAAGACCCCGGACGGGTTCACCGGCTTCGACGTCGACGTCGCCACGTATGTCGCCAAGGAGCTCGGCTACGCCGAGGATGACATCGAGTTCAAGGAGACGAAGAGCGCCGACCGCGAGACCGCGCTGGCCCGCGGTGACGTGGACTTCATCGCCGCCACCTACTCGATCACGGACGAGCGCAAGCAGAAGGTCGACTTCGCCGGCCCGTACCTCCTCGCCCACCAGGACCTGCTGATCCGCGCCGACGACAACGTCAGCAAGGGTGACGACCTCAACGGCAAGAAGCTCTGCTCGGTCACCGGCTCAACCTCCGCGCAGAACGTCAAGGCCAAGTTCGCACCGGACGCCCAGTTGCAGCAGGTCGGCACGTACTCGGAGTGCCTCAATGGACTGCAGAGCGGCGCTGTCGACGCGCTGACCACGGACGACTCGATCCTCGCCGGCTACGCGTCGCAGGAGCAGTACAAGGGCAAGTTCAAGCTCGCCGGCCTCAAGCTGAGCAACGAGAACTACGGCATCGGTGTCAAGAAGGGCGACAAGGAGATGGTCGACAAGATCAACGCCGCCCTCGAGAAGATGGTCCAGGACAAGTCCTGGGACAAGGCCGTGAAGGACAACTTCGGTCCGGCCAACTACAAGAACGAGCCCGCCCCGAAGATCGGCAACATCGTCAAGTGA
- a CDS encoding amino acid ABC transporter permease: MFDFLEGYDLLGAFWVTVKLTIFSAIGSLVLGTVLAAMRVSPVPLMRTFGMVYVNVVRNIPLTVIIVFSSLGLADVFGMTLGAADDFEVKYFRLAVFGLAAYTAAFVCEAVRSGINTVPVGQAEAARAIGLSFTQVLSHVVLPQAFRSVVGPLTNVLIALTKNTTVAAAIGVAEAALVMKEMIENEAQLVLISAIFAFGFVVLTLPTGLILGWVGKRVAVKR, from the coding sequence GTGTTCGACTTTCTTGAAGGCTACGACTTGCTCGGGGCGTTCTGGGTGACGGTGAAGCTCACCATTTTCTCAGCAATCGGCTCCCTGGTGCTGGGCACCGTCCTCGCCGCGATGCGGGTGAGCCCGGTGCCGCTGATGCGCACATTCGGCATGGTCTATGTGAACGTGGTCCGGAACATCCCCCTCACCGTGATCATCGTCTTCTCCTCGCTCGGTCTCGCCGATGTCTTCGGCATGACGCTGGGCGCGGCCGACGACTTCGAGGTCAAGTACTTCCGGCTCGCTGTCTTCGGGCTCGCGGCCTACACCGCGGCGTTCGTGTGCGAGGCGGTGCGGTCCGGCATCAACACGGTGCCGGTCGGTCAGGCGGAGGCAGCACGGGCCATCGGGCTGAGCTTCACCCAGGTCCTCTCACATGTCGTTCTCCCGCAGGCGTTCCGCTCGGTCGTCGGTCCGCTCACCAATGTGCTGATCGCCCTCACCAAGAACACCACGGTCGCGGCGGCCATCGGTGTGGCGGAGGCGGCTCTGGTCATGAAGGAGATGATCGAAAACGAAGCGCAGCTCGTCCTCATCTCGGCAATCTTCGCTTTCGGATTTGTGGTTCTGACCCTTCCCACCGGTCTCATCCTCGGCTGGGTCGGCAAGCGTGTGGCGGTGAAGCGATGA
- a CDS encoding amino acid ABC transporter permease: MTSVLYDAPGPRAKRRNIVYTALFLALLALGIWWAIRVMADKGQLEWSLWKPFTEAEAWTTYLLPGLANTLKAAALAMVIALPLGALFGIARLSDHRWVRVPASIIVEFFRAIPVLLLMLFANEFYSRSTNISSDLRPLYAVVTGLVLYNASVLAEVVRAGILSLPKGQSEAAKAIGLRKGQTMTSVLLPQSVTAMLPALVSQLVVIVKDTALGGAVLAFAELLNARGTLAAYYANVIPSFIVVAVIFIVLNLILTTFASWLEGRLRRGKRSTGAVLAAPGGAEEPVAEPGLGKTDDGRGA; this comes from the coding sequence ATGACATCCGTTCTCTACGACGCTCCCGGCCCTCGGGCTAAGCGCCGCAACATCGTCTACACGGCCTTGTTCCTCGCGCTCCTGGCGCTGGGGATCTGGTGGGCCATCCGCGTCATGGCCGACAAGGGCCAGCTCGAATGGTCCCTATGGAAGCCCTTCACGGAAGCGGAGGCCTGGACGACCTATCTGCTGCCTGGCCTCGCCAACACCCTGAAGGCGGCGGCGCTCGCGATGGTCATCGCACTCCCGCTGGGTGCTCTCTTCGGCATCGCCCGGCTGTCCGACCACCGCTGGGTCAGGGTTCCGGCCTCAATCATCGTGGAGTTCTTCCGCGCCATTCCCGTCCTGCTCCTGATGTTGTTCGCGAACGAGTTCTACTCGCGCTCCACCAACATCAGCAGTGATCTACGTCCGTTGTACGCAGTGGTCACCGGCCTGGTGCTGTACAACGCGTCGGTCCTGGCCGAGGTCGTGCGGGCGGGCATTCTGTCGCTGCCCAAGGGCCAATCGGAGGCAGCCAAGGCCATCGGGCTGCGCAAGGGCCAGACGATGACGAGCGTCTTGCTCCCGCAATCCGTCACCGCGATGCTGCCGGCGCTGGTCAGCCAGCTCGTGGTCATCGTCAAGGACACCGCTCTCGGCGGCGCGGTACTGGCATTCGCGGAACTGCTCAACGCCCGTGGCACTCTCGCCGCGTACTACGCGAACGTCATCCCGAGCTTCATCGTGGTCGCCGTGATCTTCATCGTCCTCAACCTGATCCTCACCACCTTCGCCTCGTGGCTCGAGGGCAGGCTGCGGCGGGGCAAGAGGAGCACGGGCGCGGTGCTGGCCGCACCCGGCGGCGCGGAGGAGCCCGTCGCCGAGCCCGGCCTCGGCAAGACCGATGACGGACGCGGCGCCTGA